A section of the Plasmodium knowlesi strain H genome assembly, chromosome: 3 genome encodes:
- a CDS encoding kelch domain-containing protein, putative: protein MNVLNKSLPDGCLNKGDFLINEKNAIGEHDNNMTLNNGENFHPTNFSTNGTSDGCRKVLLSTNSIQVIRNDDNDGEANSADSVNVNPQESTMKEKNNRYVNGANANGGSSQTEDEDEGKVHIVYAYVVSDSKKTIISNSELISLQISTDKDKNYTVKMKIKKLPSLRNGHFLCLNKNGEILAIGGNDGKKKYGLVEKFSADKQTWKQINLMHFPRSNFCGICTEDDDLFILGGEGNHHILNSVEYYDKKINSWRSLPPLNYVRHSASAAIFKNMIFVLGGKDGIGDYGKVHKSMEMLNLKEKNIKWIMGKPLKQARLGLATVVFQEKLYAIGGSTGVKDLSSVEIYDFETGEWTEGPSLNFSRSNFVVFLWNNQLVAYGGVSKHRRELIKRAEILNEEGTRWLLMNEDASQ, encoded by the exons ATGAATGTTTTGAACAAGTCTCTTCCGGATGGATGCTTAAACAAAGGGGACTTCTTAATAAACGAGAAAAACGCAATTGGAGAACACGATAACAACATGACGTTGAATAATGGGGAAAATTTCCATCCCACAAATTTCTCCACCAATGGGACGAGCGACGGGTGTAGAAAAGTTCTGCTCAGCACGAATAGCATCCAAGTAATAAGGAACGATGACAACGATGGTGAGGCAAATAGTGCAGACAGCGTCAACGTGAACCCACAGGAAAGCActatgaaggaaaaaaacaaccgCTACGTGAACGGGGCGAACGCGAACGGAGGGAGTAGCCAAACAGAAGACGAAGACGAGGGGAAAGTGCACATCGTGTACGCTTACGTGGTGAGTGACTccaaaaaaacaataatCTCGAACAGTGAACTAATATCCTTACAAATATCCACGGATAAGGATAAGAACTATACagtcaaaatgaaaataaaaaaattgccctCTCTGAGAAACggccattttttatgtttgaaCAAGAATGGGGAAATCCTTGCCATAGGGGGAaatgatgggaaaaaaaaatacggaTTGGTTGAAAAATTTTCTGCAGACAAACAGACATGGAAACAAATAAACCTCATGCATTTTCCAAGATCCAATTTTTGTGGAATATGTACAGAAGATGATGACCTTTTCATTTTAGGAGGGGAAGGGAATCACCATATTTTAAACAGTGTAGAATACTACgacaagaaaataaattcgtGGAGGTCTCTCCCTCCTCTGAATTATGTCAGACACTCTGCTAGTGCagctatttttaaaaatatgatttTCGTGCTTGGGGGGAAGGACGGAATTGGGGATTATGGCAAGGTCCACAAAAGTATGGAAATGctaaatttgaaggaaaaaaatattaagtgGATTATGGGTAAACCTTTAAAGCAGGCGCGTCTTGGCCTTGCCACTGTGGTGTTTCAGGAGAAGCTTTATGCCATAG GCGGATCAACCGGCGTGAAGGATCTCAGCTCTGTCGAAATATATGACTTCGAGACGGGTGAATGGACGGAGGGACCCAGCTTAAACTTCTCACGTTCTAACTTTGTCGTCTTTCTTTGGAACAACCAGTTGGTGGCATACGGCGGAGTGAGCAAGCACCGCCGG GAACTTATAAAGAGGGCAGAAATACTAAACGAAGAAGGGACACGTTGGCTGCTGATGAATGAAGATGCGTCACAATAA